CCAGGGTTTGTTGAACCTATGATAAATATACGTGCTCCACGTATAGACTCCTCGTAAGACGGTTGGAATTCTCCATCGCTATAAGTTGAGGTAATTACTTTACCTAGTTTAGCTCCGTATGCTTTAGCGATTTTCTCGCCAAGGACTTTACTTTGAGTACACGCAAAAATTTTAGCTTCTGTTACTACTATGGGCATGGTTAATGTGTTGTTTTATAGGGATAAAAACATCTCTTGTTTTAAACAAGCTGCAAATTTATGGATTTATTTTTACCTAAAATGTATATTGATGCGTATTTTTTGAGTTATATATCGAAAAAATCTATATTTTTGCTGCTCCAAATGCTCAAGTGGTGGAATTGGTAGACACGTCGGATTCAAAATCCGATTCTTCGGAGTGCGGGTTCGATTCCCGCCTTGAGTACTTCTTAATACCGTAAACAACTTAATTTTAGTTTTTTACGGTTTTTTTATGCCAATATTTTGCCGAAAAAACAAGAAAACTTCAATTACCTTAAATTAAAAAAGTTTAGACGCCTTTATAATAGAATTCCCTAAGCGTTTATAAGTTACCTCAGTTCCATTTGCACAAAAATGATAAACCGCTTTCTTTTTTTGCTCAGAAAAAGATAATAAAAAAACATCGTCTACCGAGCAGTTTTGATCTTTAGCAACTTTCTTTTTCACATATCTCATAGAGGAACGACCGCGTTTTAATTGCGATTGAATTTTACCATCCAACTTAGGCTCTAAGTAACCTGCTTCTAGATTACATCCGTTTTTACCTGCTGATTTAAGCGATTCGATTAGAGCAGTTTGTGATTCTGAATCTACAGCATCAAGATACTCCCAAGTATAATCGTTTTTAAGAAACACACGGCGTCCGTCCTCGGTTTTTACAATTTGACCGGTTTGCGAGAAACCAAAAGATGATACAAGTAAAAAGAAGAACAGAGCAAGGATTTTCATAAAATAGATATTGTAATTATAGTATTCAAAAATACAGCTTTCAAACCAAAAGACAGAAACAATAATATCAATTTAAAAACAGATTTTTATTTATCCTATTTATAGCGTTACCCAAAAAGGGTCGGGCTTTCCGCTAAAAGTTTTGGCTCGATGCTCGCCTCGCCAAAAGCTACCGCTGCAATCCCTAACGCGAAAAAAGCCCGCTAATAACACCTTCAACATGCTATCAACAGACTTTATTTATAAAATTTATCCTCTAAAAAAGAGCGCTACTTAATCAATTTTCCTTTTTCTTTAGCCAATTCGTTACGTTCAATTTTATGCTCTGGGCGTGTCCATTTTGGTTTCTCACCTAAAGATTCAAATTCAGAATCGGTTGCTTCTACAGTTTGTGGTTGTACTTTTTTGGTAAAAGGTTTTTGAGGATTCAATCCTAATAACTCAAACATTTTCATGTCTTCATTAACATCAGGATTTGGTGTGGTTAATAATTTATCGCCAGCAAAAATAGAGTTTGCACCAGCAAAAAAGCACATAGCTTGTCCTTCTCTACTCATTTGCGTTCTACCTGCACTTAAACGCACTTGGGTTTCTGGCATAACAATTCTAGTGGTTGCTACCATCCTAATCATTTCCCAAATAGAAACTGGTTTCTCATCTTCAAGCGGTGTGCCTTCTACAGCAACAAGTGCATTAATTGGTGTAGATTCTGGTTGCGGATTTAATGTAGAAAGCGCAACAAGCATACCTGCTCGATCTTTAATATCTTCTCCCATACCAATAATACCACCGCTACAAACGGTAACATTGGTTTTGCGCACATTATCAATAGTATCTAATCGATCTTGGTAACCACGCGTAGATATTACTTCTTTATAATATTCCTCAGAAGAATCTAAATTATGGTTATACGCATACAAACCTGCTTCTGCCAAACGTTGCGCTTGGTTTTCGGTAATCATACCTAAAGTACAACAAACCTCCATGTCGAGTTTATTAATGGTACGTACCATTTCTAAAACGTTATCAAACTCTTCACCATCTTTTACATTGCGCCATGCCGCTCCCATACAAACACGAGAACTTCCACTTGCCTTAGCACGCAGAGCCTGTGCTTTAACTTGTGGCACAGACATTAAATCATTTCCTTCAACATTGGTATGATATCGAGCTGCTTGCGGACAATACCCACAATCTTCACTACAACCACCGGTTTTTATAGAAAGTAAAGTTGATACTTGCACCACATTAGGATCATGATTTACTCGATGTACTGTTGCTGCTTCGTAAAGCAACTCCATTAATGGCTTGTTGT
The window above is part of the Algibacter sp. L3A6 genome. Proteins encoded here:
- the bioB gene encoding biotin synthase BioB codes for the protein MSDTKHNWTKEEILDIYNKPLMELLYEAATVHRVNHDPNVVQVSTLLSIKTGGCSEDCGYCPQAARYHTNVEGNDLMSVPQVKAQALRAKASGSSRVCMGAAWRNVKDGEEFDNVLEMVRTINKLDMEVCCTLGMITENQAQRLAEAGLYAYNHNLDSSEEYYKEVISTRGYQDRLDTIDNVRKTNVTVCSGGIIGMGEDIKDRAGMLVALSTLNPQPESTPINALVAVEGTPLEDEKPVSIWEMIRMVATTRIVMPETQVRLSAGRTQMSREGQAMCFFAGANSIFAGDKLLTTPNPDVNEDMKMFELLGLNPQKPFTKKVQPQTVEATDSEFESLGEKPKWTRPEHKIERNELAKEKGKLIK
- a CDS encoding DUF3157 family protein, whose protein sequence is MKILALFFFLLVSSFGFSQTGQIVKTEDGRRVFLKNDYTWEYLDAVDSESQTALIESLKSAGKNGCNLEAGYLEPKLDGKIQSQLKRGRSSMRYVKKKVAKDQNCSVDDVFLLSFSEQKKKAVYHFCANGTEVTYKRLGNSIIKASKLF